The Thermovirga sp. genome contains a region encoding:
- a CDS encoding ornithine cyclodeaminase family protein, with product MPGESERKRVEEHLEIGKEILYLTREEAKNIGLSDGQILALTEKALAAHGNKRTEMPAKIGLHPLKDTLMHAMPAYLPDHFACGIKWASCFPANRERFGLTQTSGLLIYNDPESGWPLAVMDAVWITEKRTPAVTSVAAKHLAPAEAATFGMIGCGVQGRAHVGMIENVLVNLETIFVYDLFEEAALNLVRDLQPKVKARIVKAGSIEEVVKSSQVVASATVITAQPRPRIRDNWVRKGQTILMCDMHSLYEDPTMKRADKYLVDSIEEHELFEGYGYYPDGLPGIYAETGEVAAGLKKGRETAEELIVCNNVGMAVEDMMVAKALFEKALSSGAGTKLPL from the coding sequence ATGCCTGGAGAAAGCGAAAGGAAACGGGTTGAAGAACACCTCGAAATAGGAAAGGAGATTCTTTACCTGACCCGGGAAGAGGCGAAAAATATCGGCCTTTCCGACGGCCAGATCCTGGCCCTCACCGAGAAAGCCCTGGCGGCTCACGGTAACAAAAGGACAGAGATGCCGGCCAAGATCGGCCTGCACCCGTTAAAGGACACCCTCATGCACGCCATGCCCGCCTACCTGCCGGACCATTTCGCCTGCGGGATAAAGTGGGCCTCCTGTTTCCCGGCCAACCGGGAACGCTTCGGTCTGACCCAGACCTCCGGCCTCCTTATCTACAACGATCCCGAGAGCGGATGGCCCCTGGCCGTGATGGACGCCGTATGGATCACCGAAAAAAGGACCCCCGCGGTGACATCGGTTGCCGCGAAACACCTGGCGCCGGCGGAAGCCGCGACCTTCGGGATGATAGGCTGCGGCGTCCAGGGAAGAGCCCATGTGGGGATGATCGAAAACGTCCTGGTGAACCTGGAGACGATCTTCGTCTACGACCTCTTCGAGGAGGCCGCCCTTAACCTGGTCCGTGACCTGCAGCCAAAAGTAAAGGCGAGGATAGTAAAGGCAGGTTCCATAGAGGAAGTGGTCAAATCCTCCCAGGTCGTGGCATCGGCCACGGTGATCACGGCTCAGCCCAGGCCCCGGATCAGGGACAACTGGGTAAGGAAAGGCCAGACGATCCTCATGTGCGATATGCACTCCCTTTACGAGGACCCCACCATGAAGAGGGCCGATAAGTACCTTGTGGACAGCATAGAGGAGCATGAACTCTTCGAGGGCTATGGCTATTACCCCGACGGGCTCCCCGGGATATATGCCGAGACCGGCGAAGTGGCCGCCGGCCTTAAAAAGGGGAGGGAGACCGCCGAGGAGCTCATCGTATGCAACAACGTGGGGATGGCCGTGGAGGACATGATGGTGGCAAAGGCCTTGTTCGAGAAGGCCCTTTCCTCCGGCGCCGGCACGAAATTGCCCCTTTAA
- a CDS encoding DUF521 domain-containing protein → MTDREKSILDGREGPLKRVALQFIVNYAKVLGAERLCDVTKAHLFAGAHHYMDACASDDIDEVISEMLLCSPERVSLDCFACYAQADVGPTDPARWQELGVSPERHVKNRKILEKYTKAGLYPMATCTPYLSGFLPRMGEHYVSTESHAVTLMNSLWGACANADGIEAAYCSAVCGKTPLWGNHIMSNRRGTHHFRVEFTPQDVMEWDLLGYVVGSRTPTHSIPVLSGDLGTPGVVELKSCFASMATTGGAELCHIVGVTPEAPDFDRAFGSRKAAVEDAITFGDIEKAADLFAGSGEAVDYVSLGCPHYSIDQVRDVAALLEGREVHGDTALWIWTSPAVRELADRAGYSRTIELSGARLVTSSCPLVSETWPRDASALVFDSLKQAHYIRPETKSTVLFGSMAQCVDAAVAGRWERRSSR, encoded by the coding sequence CTGACCGATAGGGAAAAGTCCATCCTCGACGGACGGGAGGGTCCTCTCAAACGGGTGGCCCTCCAGTTCATCGTAAATTACGCCAAGGTGTTGGGAGCGGAACGTCTCTGCGACGTCACCAAGGCCCACCTCTTCGCGGGCGCACACCACTACATGGATGCCTGCGCCTCCGACGATATCGACGAGGTTATCTCCGAAATGCTCCTCTGTTCGCCCGAAAGGGTCAGCCTGGATTGCTTCGCCTGCTATGCCCAGGCCGACGTGGGGCCCACCGACCCGGCGAGGTGGCAGGAGCTCGGCGTCTCGCCCGAAAGGCACGTGAAAAACAGGAAGATCCTGGAAAAATACACGAAAGCGGGGCTTTACCCCATGGCCACCTGCACGCCCTACCTCTCGGGTTTCCTCCCCAGGATGGGCGAGCACTACGTATCCACCGAATCCCACGCCGTAACGCTCATGAACTCCCTCTGGGGGGCCTGCGCCAACGCTGACGGGATAGAGGCCGCCTACTGTTCCGCCGTATGCGGTAAAACGCCCCTGTGGGGGAACCATATCATGTCGAACAGGAGAGGGACCCATCACTTCAGGGTGGAGTTCACCCCCCAAGACGTCATGGAGTGGGACCTGCTGGGCTACGTGGTCGGTTCCAGGACGCCCACCCATTCCATCCCTGTCCTTTCGGGAGACCTGGGAACCCCCGGCGTGGTGGAGCTGAAATCCTGCTTCGCGTCGATGGCGACCACCGGCGGAGCGGAGTTGTGCCATATCGTCGGCGTGACCCCCGAGGCGCCCGATTTCGACCGCGCCTTCGGGAGCCGGAAAGCCGCCGTGGAAGATGCCATCACCTTCGGCGACATCGAAAAGGCGGCGGATCTTTTCGCGGGTTCCGGCGAGGCCGTGGATTACGTCAGCCTGGGCTGCCCCCATTACTCCATAGACCAGGTCAGGGACGTCGCGGCCCTTCTCGAGGGACGGGAGGTCCACGGTGATACAGCGCTTTGGATCTGGACCTCGCCGGCGGTGAGGGAACTGGCCGACAGGGCCGGGTACAGCCGGACGATCGAGCTATCCGGCGCCCGGCTGGTCACGAGTTCCTGCCCCCTGGTCAGCGAGACCTGGCCAAGGGATGCTTCCGCCCTCGTCTTCGACTCGTTGAAGCAGGCCCATTACATCAGGCCCGAGACAAAATCAACAGTTCTCTTCGGTTCCATGGCCCAGTGCGTCGACGCGGCCGTAGCGGGCCGATGGGAGAGGAGGTCCTCCCGTTGA
- a CDS encoding DUF126 domain-containing protein, whose amino-acid sequence MGEEVLPLKKIVIKGRGVWGGVAEGPAMVSRDTIQGWSGLDDETGVVIEKGHPFEGMSIKGAILVLSGGKGSNGWSSHFHVARLKGLAPAGFVFPKMDSRTGVAVVVTKVPAVTDLEEDPFETIRTGDWVRIDGDRGVVEVTREA is encoded by the coding sequence ATGGGAGAGGAGGTCCTCCCGTTGAAGAAGATCGTCATCAAGGGCAGGGGCGTCTGGGGCGGCGTTGCCGAAGGGCCGGCCATGGTGAGCAGGGATACCATCCAGGGCTGGAGCGGCCTCGATGACGAGACCGGTGTCGTCATCGAGAAGGGGCACCCCTTCGAGGGCATGTCCATAAAGGGTGCCATCCTCGTTCTCTCCGGGGGTAAGGGATCCAATGGCTGGTCGAGTCACTTCCACGTGGCCAGGCTCAAGGGCCTCGCACCGGCGGGCTTCGTCTTCCCGAAGATGGATTCCCGGACCGGGGTGGCGGTGGTGGTGACGAAGGTCCCGGCCGTGACCGACCTGGAGGAGGACCCCTTTGAAACGATCAGGACCGGGGACTGGGTCCGGATAGACGGGGATCGGGGCGTCGTTGAAGTCACCCGCGAGGCATGA